Proteins encoded in a region of the Aquila chrysaetos chrysaetos chromosome 25, bAquChr1.4, whole genome shotgun sequence genome:
- the PDIA2 gene encoding protein disulfide-isomerase A2, translated as MRGCGARLVWLLVLSLAWLGPALGGEEEEDGEVVVEEEEKEEGELLSDELEEEDGVLVLHERNFARALSEHRLLLVEFYAPWCGHCQRLAPAFAQAAAALRNESSLARLGKVDATAQAALAAEFGITSYPTLKLFRDGNRTRPLAYTGQMDAKGIVRWMRRRAGPSATLLQDAAAAAAFIGSQDSVVVGFFKDLGGEAAQAFYEVAGEMVDVPFGVAEAAELFQAYGLSADTVCLFKKFDEGRTDFPVDPARGLDTAELTQLLRVHSLELVMEFTNETSDQIFSAKIPHHMLLFLNKSSPAQLTLRDAFRVAAGTFRGKVLFVVVDVTGYGADVLPFFGLTPADAPTLRLVKMENNRKYRMDQDTFSDTAIRTFVQAVLDGKVKPHLMSAEPPEDWDTRPVKVLVGKTFEQVAFDETKNVFVKFYAPWCSHCQAMAAAWEELGERYKDHEDIVIAELDAMANELENITIKGFPTLQYFPAGPGRKMVEYKSARDVETFSKFLENGGTLPEEPPVVPKTPENSTGTEEPSPLGTAESRDEL; from the exons atgcggggctgcggggcccgGCTGGTTTGGCTGCTGGTGCTGTCGCTGGCCTGGCTGGGCCCGGCGTTggggggcgaggaggaggaggatggggaggtggtggtggaggaggaggagaaggaagaaggagaatTGCTCTCGGATGAGCTCGAGGAGGAGGACGGCGTCCTGGTGCTCCACGAGCGCAACTTCGCCCGTGCCCTGAGCGAGCACcggctgctgctggtggagtTCT ACGCGCCGTGGTGTGGGCACTGCCAGCGGCTGGCACCCGCCTTCGCCCAGGCGGCTGCCGCGCTGAGGAACGAGTCTAGCCTGGCACGGCTGGGCAAGGTGGATGCCACGGCACAGGCAGCCCTGGCCGCTGAGTTTGGCATCACCTCCTACCCCACGCTCAAGCTCTTCCGCGATGGCAACCGCACCCGCCCCCTCGCCTACACCG GCCAAATGGATGCCAAGGGCATCGTGCGCTGGATGCGGCGTCGGGCCGGCCCCAGTGCCACGCTGCTGCAGGacgccgccgctgccgccgccttCATCGGCTCCCAGGACTCGGTGGTCGTCGGCTTCTTCAAG GACCTGGGGGGCGAGGCAGCCCAGGCATTTTACGAGGTGGCTGGCGAGATGGTGGATGTGCCATTTGGTGTGGCCGAGGCGGCGGAGCTCTTCCAGGCATACGGGCTGTCGGCTGACACCGTCTGCCTCTTCAAGAAG TTCGATGAGGGACGGACAGACTTCCCCGTGGACCCGGCGCGGGGGCTGGACACAGCCGAGCTCACCCAGCTGCTTCGCGTCCACAGCCTGGAGCTGGTGATGGAATTCACCAACGAG aCCTCCGACCAGATCTTCAGTGCCAAGATCCCCCACCACATGCTGCTCTTCCTCAACAAGTCATCACCAGCGCAGCTGACGCTGCGGGATGCCTTCCGGGTGGCCGCTGGCACCTTCCGAGGCAAG GTGCTCTTCGTGGTGGTGGATGTGACCGGGTATGGCGCTGACGTCCTGCCCTTCTTTGGCCTGACACCCGCCGACGCCCCCACCCTGCGCTTAGTCAAGATGGAGAACAACCGCAAATACCGGATGGACCAGGACACTTTCTCGGACACAGCCATACGCACCTTTGTCCAAGCAGTGCTGGACGGCAAGGTGAAG ccccaccTGATGAGCGCGGAGCCTCCCGAAGACTGGGACACGCGGCCCGTTAAAGTTCTGGTGGGGAAGACCTTCGAGCAGGTGGCGTTTGATGAGACCAAGAACGTCTTCGTCAAGTTCT ACGCACCGTGGTGCTCCCACTGCCAGGCGATGGCAGCTGCCTGGGAGGAGCTGGGTGAGCGCTACAAGGACCACGAGGACATCGTCATCGCCGAGTTGGACGCCATGGCCAACGAGCTGGAGAACATCACCATCAAAGGCTTCCCCACCCTGCAATACttccccgcggggccgggcagaAAG ATGGTCGAGTACAAAAGCGCCCGAGACGTGGAGACCTTCTCCAAGTTCCTGGAAAATGGGGGAACGCTGCCCGAGGAGCCGCCTGTG GTGCCCAAGACCCCTGAGAACAGCACGGGCACGGAGGAGCCCAGTCCGCTTGGGACGGCCGAATCCCGGGATGAGCTGTGA